Proteins co-encoded in one Ruficoccus amylovorans genomic window:
- a CDS encoding LacI family DNA-binding transcriptional regulator yields the protein MNNQLIMANQKLIAEALNLSVMTVSRALRNHPDLTEATKQRVRQKAEELGYRKHLEKASLAQGKQAQRATIQRIGILLFKQDNNNEDPLNFETTRKIFASIQEECQSLGIETPVETLPQDSPKRSTLIKNRSIEGLLLMGRYPSGITDALGGIPALAVSNFIECVGIPHVVADNFHGMRKTTEHLISLGHRKILFIGSDQPNTQLFQERAYGYQAAMQAHDLKPNIIFLNSCRNNLPLQEISRYTAIACSNDNLAYQVQAGLMDAGLKLPEDCSMASFDNIHVDEHAMPITSYEPDWELLGSTAVNLLTSPPPNFLNNDIAVTIPGKLILRDSARPPASAQKS from the coding sequence ATGAATAATCAACTCATCATGGCAAATCAGAAACTTATCGCCGAAGCCCTTAACCTGTCGGTCATGACGGTATCCCGCGCCCTGCGCAACCATCCCGACCTAACAGAAGCCACCAAACAGCGGGTAAGACAGAAGGCCGAAGAGCTTGGATACCGAAAGCATCTTGAGAAGGCCTCATTGGCACAAGGCAAGCAAGCGCAACGCGCCACTATACAGCGAATCGGCATACTTCTGTTTAAACAAGACAACAACAACGAGGACCCGCTCAACTTCGAAACCACCCGAAAGATATTCGCATCAATCCAGGAAGAATGCCAAAGCCTTGGCATAGAAACTCCAGTGGAAACCCTGCCTCAAGATAGCCCCAAGCGGTCCACCTTGATCAAGAACCGCTCCATAGAAGGACTCCTTCTGATGGGACGGTACCCCAGCGGCATCACAGATGCGCTAGGAGGAATACCTGCGTTAGCAGTCAGCAATTTTATTGAATGCGTTGGAATTCCCCATGTTGTCGCAGACAACTTCCACGGGATGCGCAAAACCACCGAGCACCTGATCTCGCTCGGCCATCGCAAGATACTGTTCATCGGTAGCGACCAACCCAACACACAATTATTCCAAGAGCGCGCCTACGGCTATCAGGCAGCAATGCAAGCGCATGATCTGAAGCCAAATATCATCTTCCTGAACAGTTGCCGCAACAACCTTCCCCTCCAAGAGATATCACGGTATACCGCCATCGCTTGCAGCAACGACAACCTCGCCTACCAAGTGCAAGCCGGACTCATGGACGCCGGACTCAAGCTTCCCGAAGACTGCAGCATGGCATCATTTGACAACATCCATGTCGATGAGCACGCCATGCCAATAACCTCATATGAGCCCGACTGGGAATTGCTGGGCAGCACCGCAGTCAACTTGCTTACGTCACCGCCCCCGAACTTTCTGAATAACGATATCGCAGTGACCATCCCAGGGAAACTTATCCTTCGCGATTCCGCGCGTCCGCCGGCGTCCGCTCAAAAGTCCTAA